The Hemicordylus capensis ecotype Gifberg chromosome 6, rHemCap1.1.pri, whole genome shotgun sequence genome window below encodes:
- the GARIN5B gene encoding Golgi-associated RAB2 interactor protein 5B isoform X1, whose translation MSQDNFPKSLSKQAFPSWTPPTGNLQKILQEGEFNILGGSVVFESNFVQVTRRGEYVGIQNHPNVITLGILASNPKLLLPDLMIVAWEKENETSKELQISRLIPLSLVDIFVHDLSERRLKLHLVTGQKYYLQLSAPEDEEDFLFERWISLIYLLRVASGKISTPVSMTPRGSAPRADAKQHWLPAVMVQDFQQLKQHPSQASSSYENQTFTPSISIASRQSILKPGSGGCSSQGTLGLSTNEPEQQYTSSEKTQASRPKKQSKSKRASARSPTRSCVSTGVGTSEHSTLSVGVGPSLPSTVSRAAGPSKPGSQLSAGGSSQRRDVGHASVSKVKKDPSVKTPEESEPTAVKLERSQKFLSLVQAQSLLPKDSQDLREKRTTESQNRTAGRSNPRRPPSREGSASHSMSREQSHRVAKADSPRAPLATSAQRSVAVGPSDVYDSSVASEPSAAGPMLVAAGPSGATSVGTKGSDVKTKPSEAVKEVEKGAAETGDRLLSRELSVKSKASEKYGTSAAPPKPETRPTSLSPTPEGQRSRSWSPKRKSSRGSKFHKTTVSAAMGPSQPGLRTVAVGPSKMVSPAQTRSQSRTSEADKRSKPKARPGREKRGEPSSALDKKESTGDQATTSRSKLKSAMSSAKKRSSLTFVTIYSALSSSMERLKDSKNKDEAKFVLQDEITDVSSKSSKHVTISGVIGPSGRNFLPHELRDSSELSGAGMSGMDAGSKTGAMLGTEAENQPIQTLTAARGSEANATAVNARPSNRGDTSGAAGQSQKHSRPPDRSRISVRAGPSQKLSTQDPKDPSVKSRISEGAGGPSAIETKSVAMGRSGRITVSEAPGPSMQRLKTAEFEELTTRAQQQSREAHTESGAVSHKSKFSKISGLLAKSRISVGVGRSLINTVSKAVGFSKTSNTQKPSLLKSGGWLTNVKKKDKSEGKRKSPQKSRAADASPRPSNRPSRAVTRPPSQSGSLSPEDTSARADSDVPWPPERWSHSSYPMFLKLKNS comes from the exons GTGACTAGGAGGGGTGAATATGTTGGCATCCAAAACCATCCCAACGTCATCACTTTGGGCATTTTGGCCAGCAATCCCAAACTGCTGCTTCCTGACCTGATGATCGTTGCCTGGGAAAAAGAAAACGAGACATCCAAAGAACTGCAAATATCTCG GTTGATCCCTCTGAGTCTAGTGGATATTTTCGTTCATGACCTGAGCGAGCGACGCCTGAAATTACATTTGGTGACGGGGCAAAAATACTACCTGCAGCTCTCTGCCCCCGAGGATGAAGAGGACTTCCTTTTTGAACGTTGGATTAGCCTCATTTACCTGTTGCGTGTGGCCAGTGGCAAGATCAGCACTCCAGTGAGCATGACCCCAAGGGGCTCTGCACCTCGTGCTGATGCCAAGCAG CACTGGCTCCCAGCCGTCATGGTTCAAGATTTTCAGCAGCTCAAGCAGCATCCAAGCCAGGCCAGTTCCTCCTATGAGAACCAAACCTTCAC ACCGAGTATTTCCATTGCTTCAAGGCAGAGTATCCTAAAACCAG GGTCTGGAGGATGCAGTTCTCAAGGAACACTTGGACTCTCCACCAATGAG CCtgaacagcagtacacttccagtGAAAAGACTCAGGCCTCTAGACCAAAGAAGCAATCCAAGTCCAAAAGGGCTTCTGCCCGCTCTCCTACACGATCCTGTGTCTCAACTGGTGTAGGGACTTCAGAACACAGTACACTGTCCGTGGGTGTTGGGCCTTCTCTGCCATCTACCGTCTCAAGAGCAGCTGGTCCCTCCAAACCAGGTAGCCAGCTGAGTGCCGGAGGAAGCAGCCAGAGGAGGGATGTTGGACATGCCAGTGTCTCAAAAGTGAAGAAAGACCCCAGTGTCAAAACACCAGAAGAATCTGAACCCACCGCTGTTAAATTAGAAAGGAGCCAAAAATTCTTATCATTGGTACAAGCCCAAAGTCTGTTACCAAAAGACAGCCAGGACCTCAGGGAAAAGCGCACCACAGAATCCCAGAACAGAACTGCAGGTCGGTCAAACCCCCGCAGGCCTCCGTCACGAGAAGGCTCAGCCTCCCACAGCATGTCAAGGGAGCAAAGTCATCGTGTAGCTAAAGCTGATTCTCCAAGAGCACCATTAGCCACCAGTGCCCAAAGATCAGTGGCTGTAGGCCCATCAGATGTGTATGATAGTTCAGTGGCCAGTGAACCTTCTGCTGCAGGTCCCATGTTGGTGGCAGCTGGCCCATCTGGAGCAACCTCAGTGGGGACCAAGGGCTCTGATGTTAAAACCAAGCCTTCGGAAGCTGTGAAGGAGGTGGAGAAGGGAGCTGCAGAGACTGGAGACAGACTCTTATCTAGAGAGCTGTCAGTAAAATCTAAAGCTTCTGAGAAATATGGgacctctgctgctcctcctaaGCCAGAGACTCGGCCAACTTCTTTGAGCCCCACACCAGAGGGGCAGCGCTCTCGTTCTTGGAGCCCCaaaaggaaaagcagcagggggTCAAAATTCCACAAGACAACAGTGTCAGCCGCAATGGGGCCTTCCCAACCAGGTTTGAGGACTGTGGCTGTGGGGCCCTCCAAGATGGTTAGCCCGGCTCAAACCAGGTCCCAAAGCCGAACATCAGAAGCAGATAAACGAAGTAAGCCGAAGGCAAGACCCGGCagagagaagagaggggagcCGAGCAGTGCCCTAGACAAAAAGGAATCAACTGG GGACCAGGCGACCACGTCCAGAAGTAAACTGAAATCGGCTATGAGCTCAG CCAAAAAAAGAAGCAGCCTTACCTTCGTAACTATCTATTCCGCTTTGTCCTCATCTATGGAGAGATTAAAGGACTCAAAAAACAAGGACGAAGCTAAG ttcgTCCTACAAGATGAGATCACAGATGTGTCTTCCAAGTCATCCAAGCATGTGACAATCTCAGGTGTGATAGGTCCATCAGGGAGAAACTTCTTGCCACACGAACTGAGAGATTCTTCTGAACTCAGCGGAGCTGGCATGTCCGGGATGGATGCAGGTTCCAAAACAGGAGCTATGCTGGGGacagaagcagaaaaccaaccaatcCAGACATTGACAGCTGCAAGAGGCTCTGAGGCAAATGCCACTGCGGTAAATGCAAGACCCTCCAATAGAGGTGACACTTCTGGAGCAGCAGGACAATCCCAGAAGCACAGCAGACCACCTGACAGATCCCGTATTTCTGTGAGGGCAGGTCCCTCACAGAAGCTCAGCACACAGGATCCAAAAGACCCAAGCGTGAAATCCCGTATTTCTgagggagcaggtggtccctctgCAATAGAAACCAAATCTGTGGCTATGGGGCGCTCAGGGAGAATCACAGTTTCTGAAGCACCTGGTCCTTCTATGCAGAGATTAAAGACTGCAGAATTTGAAGAATTGACCACAAGAgcccagcagcagagcagggaagcTCACACAGAGTCTGGAGCTGTTTCCCACAAATCCAAGTTTTCAAAGATATCTGGCCTTCTCGCCAAATCCCGTATTTCAGTGGGTGTGGGTCGCTCACTGATTAATACGGTTTCTAAAGCAGTTGGCTTCTCAAAGACAAGCAACACGCAAAAACCAAGCCTCTTAAAATCTGGTGGGTGGCTAACAAATGTGAAGAAGAAAGACAAGTCTGAAGGCAAGAGGAAGTCTCCTCAGAAATCCAGAGCAGCTGATGCCTCTCCTAGGCCCAGCAATCGTCCATCCAGAGCTGTGACTAGACCTCCCAGTCAGTCTGGCAGTCTTTCACCTGAAGACACATCAGCCAG gGCAGACAGTGATGTGCCATGGCCTCCGGAAAGGTGGTCTCATTCATCATACCCCATGTTTCTGAAACTTAAGAACTCCTGA
- the GARIN5B gene encoding Golgi-associated RAB2 interactor protein 5B isoform X2 produces MIPMPETQRELLPGSEGTKKPDRPSELVTRRGEYVGIQNHPNVITLGILASNPKLLLPDLMIVAWEKENETSKELQISRLIPLSLVDIFVHDLSERRLKLHLVTGQKYYLQLSAPEDEEDFLFERWISLIYLLRVASGKISTPVSMTPRGSAPRADAKQHWLPAVMVQDFQQLKQHPSQASSSYENQTFTPSISIASRQSILKPGSGGCSSQGTLGLSTNEPEQQYTSSEKTQASRPKKQSKSKRASARSPTRSCVSTGVGTSEHSTLSVGVGPSLPSTVSRAAGPSKPGSQLSAGGSSQRRDVGHASVSKVKKDPSVKTPEESEPTAVKLERSQKFLSLVQAQSLLPKDSQDLREKRTTESQNRTAGRSNPRRPPSREGSASHSMSREQSHRVAKADSPRAPLATSAQRSVAVGPSDVYDSSVASEPSAAGPMLVAAGPSGATSVGTKGSDVKTKPSEAVKEVEKGAAETGDRLLSRELSVKSKASEKYGTSAAPPKPETRPTSLSPTPEGQRSRSWSPKRKSSRGSKFHKTTVSAAMGPSQPGLRTVAVGPSKMVSPAQTRSQSRTSEADKRSKPKARPGREKRGEPSSALDKKESTGDQATTSRSKLKSAMSSAKKRSSLTFVTIYSALSSSMERLKDSKNKDEAKFVLQDEITDVSSKSSKHVTISGVIGPSGRNFLPHELRDSSELSGAGMSGMDAGSKTGAMLGTEAENQPIQTLTAARGSEANATAVNARPSNRGDTSGAAGQSQKHSRPPDRSRISVRAGPSQKLSTQDPKDPSVKSRISEGAGGPSAIETKSVAMGRSGRITVSEAPGPSMQRLKTAEFEELTTRAQQQSREAHTESGAVSHKSKFSKISGLLAKSRISVGVGRSLINTVSKAVGFSKTSNTQKPSLLKSGGWLTNVKKKDKSEGKRKSPQKSRAADASPRPSNRPSRAVTRPPSQSGSLSPEDTSARADSDVPWPPERWSHSSYPMFLKLKNS; encoded by the exons ATGATACCCATGCCTGAAACCCAAAGAGAGCTACTGCCAGGCAGTGAGGGCACAAAAAAACCAGACAGACCTTCtgaattg GTGACTAGGAGGGGTGAATATGTTGGCATCCAAAACCATCCCAACGTCATCACTTTGGGCATTTTGGCCAGCAATCCCAAACTGCTGCTTCCTGACCTGATGATCGTTGCCTGGGAAAAAGAAAACGAGACATCCAAAGAACTGCAAATATCTCG GTTGATCCCTCTGAGTCTAGTGGATATTTTCGTTCATGACCTGAGCGAGCGACGCCTGAAATTACATTTGGTGACGGGGCAAAAATACTACCTGCAGCTCTCTGCCCCCGAGGATGAAGAGGACTTCCTTTTTGAACGTTGGATTAGCCTCATTTACCTGTTGCGTGTGGCCAGTGGCAAGATCAGCACTCCAGTGAGCATGACCCCAAGGGGCTCTGCACCTCGTGCTGATGCCAAGCAG CACTGGCTCCCAGCCGTCATGGTTCAAGATTTTCAGCAGCTCAAGCAGCATCCAAGCCAGGCCAGTTCCTCCTATGAGAACCAAACCTTCAC ACCGAGTATTTCCATTGCTTCAAGGCAGAGTATCCTAAAACCAG GGTCTGGAGGATGCAGTTCTCAAGGAACACTTGGACTCTCCACCAATGAG CCtgaacagcagtacacttccagtGAAAAGACTCAGGCCTCTAGACCAAAGAAGCAATCCAAGTCCAAAAGGGCTTCTGCCCGCTCTCCTACACGATCCTGTGTCTCAACTGGTGTAGGGACTTCAGAACACAGTACACTGTCCGTGGGTGTTGGGCCTTCTCTGCCATCTACCGTCTCAAGAGCAGCTGGTCCCTCCAAACCAGGTAGCCAGCTGAGTGCCGGAGGAAGCAGCCAGAGGAGGGATGTTGGACATGCCAGTGTCTCAAAAGTGAAGAAAGACCCCAGTGTCAAAACACCAGAAGAATCTGAACCCACCGCTGTTAAATTAGAAAGGAGCCAAAAATTCTTATCATTGGTACAAGCCCAAAGTCTGTTACCAAAAGACAGCCAGGACCTCAGGGAAAAGCGCACCACAGAATCCCAGAACAGAACTGCAGGTCGGTCAAACCCCCGCAGGCCTCCGTCACGAGAAGGCTCAGCCTCCCACAGCATGTCAAGGGAGCAAAGTCATCGTGTAGCTAAAGCTGATTCTCCAAGAGCACCATTAGCCACCAGTGCCCAAAGATCAGTGGCTGTAGGCCCATCAGATGTGTATGATAGTTCAGTGGCCAGTGAACCTTCTGCTGCAGGTCCCATGTTGGTGGCAGCTGGCCCATCTGGAGCAACCTCAGTGGGGACCAAGGGCTCTGATGTTAAAACCAAGCCTTCGGAAGCTGTGAAGGAGGTGGAGAAGGGAGCTGCAGAGACTGGAGACAGACTCTTATCTAGAGAGCTGTCAGTAAAATCTAAAGCTTCTGAGAAATATGGgacctctgctgctcctcctaaGCCAGAGACTCGGCCAACTTCTTTGAGCCCCACACCAGAGGGGCAGCGCTCTCGTTCTTGGAGCCCCaaaaggaaaagcagcagggggTCAAAATTCCACAAGACAACAGTGTCAGCCGCAATGGGGCCTTCCCAACCAGGTTTGAGGACTGTGGCTGTGGGGCCCTCCAAGATGGTTAGCCCGGCTCAAACCAGGTCCCAAAGCCGAACATCAGAAGCAGATAAACGAAGTAAGCCGAAGGCAAGACCCGGCagagagaagagaggggagcCGAGCAGTGCCCTAGACAAAAAGGAATCAACTGG GGACCAGGCGACCACGTCCAGAAGTAAACTGAAATCGGCTATGAGCTCAG CCAAAAAAAGAAGCAGCCTTACCTTCGTAACTATCTATTCCGCTTTGTCCTCATCTATGGAGAGATTAAAGGACTCAAAAAACAAGGACGAAGCTAAG ttcgTCCTACAAGATGAGATCACAGATGTGTCTTCCAAGTCATCCAAGCATGTGACAATCTCAGGTGTGATAGGTCCATCAGGGAGAAACTTCTTGCCACACGAACTGAGAGATTCTTCTGAACTCAGCGGAGCTGGCATGTCCGGGATGGATGCAGGTTCCAAAACAGGAGCTATGCTGGGGacagaagcagaaaaccaaccaatcCAGACATTGACAGCTGCAAGAGGCTCTGAGGCAAATGCCACTGCGGTAAATGCAAGACCCTCCAATAGAGGTGACACTTCTGGAGCAGCAGGACAATCCCAGAAGCACAGCAGACCACCTGACAGATCCCGTATTTCTGTGAGGGCAGGTCCCTCACAGAAGCTCAGCACACAGGATCCAAAAGACCCAAGCGTGAAATCCCGTATTTCTgagggagcaggtggtccctctgCAATAGAAACCAAATCTGTGGCTATGGGGCGCTCAGGGAGAATCACAGTTTCTGAAGCACCTGGTCCTTCTATGCAGAGATTAAAGACTGCAGAATTTGAAGAATTGACCACAAGAgcccagcagcagagcagggaagcTCACACAGAGTCTGGAGCTGTTTCCCACAAATCCAAGTTTTCAAAGATATCTGGCCTTCTCGCCAAATCCCGTATTTCAGTGGGTGTGGGTCGCTCACTGATTAATACGGTTTCTAAAGCAGTTGGCTTCTCAAAGACAAGCAACACGCAAAAACCAAGCCTCTTAAAATCTGGTGGGTGGCTAACAAATGTGAAGAAGAAAGACAAGTCTGAAGGCAAGAGGAAGTCTCCTCAGAAATCCAGAGCAGCTGATGCCTCTCCTAGGCCCAGCAATCGTCCATCCAGAGCTGTGACTAGACCTCCCAGTCAGTCTGGCAGTCTTTCACCTGAAGACACATCAGCCAG gGCAGACAGTGATGTGCCATGGCCTCCGGAAAGGTGGTCTCATTCATCATACCCCATGTTTCTGAAACTTAAGAACTCCTGA
- the GARIN5B gene encoding Golgi-associated RAB2 interactor protein 5B isoform X4, protein MIVAWEKENETSKELQISRLIPLSLVDIFVHDLSERRLKLHLVTGQKYYLQLSAPEDEEDFLFERWISLIYLLRVASGKISTPVSMTPRGSAPRADAKQHWLPAVMVQDFQQLKQHPSQASSSYENQTFTPSISIASRQSILKPGSGGCSSQGTLGLSTNEPEQQYTSSEKTQASRPKKQSKSKRASARSPTRSCVSTGVGTSEHSTLSVGVGPSLPSTVSRAAGPSKPGSQLSAGGSSQRRDVGHASVSKVKKDPSVKTPEESEPTAVKLERSQKFLSLVQAQSLLPKDSQDLREKRTTESQNRTAGRSNPRRPPSREGSASHSMSREQSHRVAKADSPRAPLATSAQRSVAVGPSDVYDSSVASEPSAAGPMLVAAGPSGATSVGTKGSDVKTKPSEAVKEVEKGAAETGDRLLSRELSVKSKASEKYGTSAAPPKPETRPTSLSPTPEGQRSRSWSPKRKSSRGSKFHKTTVSAAMGPSQPGLRTVAVGPSKMVSPAQTRSQSRTSEADKRSKPKARPGREKRGEPSSALDKKESTGDQATTSRSKLKSAMSSAKKRSSLTFVTIYSALSSSMERLKDSKNKDEAKFVLQDEITDVSSKSSKHVTISGVIGPSGRNFLPHELRDSSELSGAGMSGMDAGSKTGAMLGTEAENQPIQTLTAARGSEANATAVNARPSNRGDTSGAAGQSQKHSRPPDRSRISVRAGPSQKLSTQDPKDPSVKSRISEGAGGPSAIETKSVAMGRSGRITVSEAPGPSMQRLKTAEFEELTTRAQQQSREAHTESGAVSHKSKFSKISGLLAKSRISVGVGRSLINTVSKAVGFSKTSNTQKPSLLKSGGWLTNVKKKDKSEGKRKSPQKSRAADASPRPSNRPSRAVTRPPSQSGSLSPEDTSARADSDVPWPPERWSHSSYPMFLKLKNS, encoded by the exons ATGATCGTTGCCTGGGAAAAAGAAAACGAGACATCCAAAGAACTGCAAATATCTCG GTTGATCCCTCTGAGTCTAGTGGATATTTTCGTTCATGACCTGAGCGAGCGACGCCTGAAATTACATTTGGTGACGGGGCAAAAATACTACCTGCAGCTCTCTGCCCCCGAGGATGAAGAGGACTTCCTTTTTGAACGTTGGATTAGCCTCATTTACCTGTTGCGTGTGGCCAGTGGCAAGATCAGCACTCCAGTGAGCATGACCCCAAGGGGCTCTGCACCTCGTGCTGATGCCAAGCAG CACTGGCTCCCAGCCGTCATGGTTCAAGATTTTCAGCAGCTCAAGCAGCATCCAAGCCAGGCCAGTTCCTCCTATGAGAACCAAACCTTCAC ACCGAGTATTTCCATTGCTTCAAGGCAGAGTATCCTAAAACCAG GGTCTGGAGGATGCAGTTCTCAAGGAACACTTGGACTCTCCACCAATGAG CCtgaacagcagtacacttccagtGAAAAGACTCAGGCCTCTAGACCAAAGAAGCAATCCAAGTCCAAAAGGGCTTCTGCCCGCTCTCCTACACGATCCTGTGTCTCAACTGGTGTAGGGACTTCAGAACACAGTACACTGTCCGTGGGTGTTGGGCCTTCTCTGCCATCTACCGTCTCAAGAGCAGCTGGTCCCTCCAAACCAGGTAGCCAGCTGAGTGCCGGAGGAAGCAGCCAGAGGAGGGATGTTGGACATGCCAGTGTCTCAAAAGTGAAGAAAGACCCCAGTGTCAAAACACCAGAAGAATCTGAACCCACCGCTGTTAAATTAGAAAGGAGCCAAAAATTCTTATCATTGGTACAAGCCCAAAGTCTGTTACCAAAAGACAGCCAGGACCTCAGGGAAAAGCGCACCACAGAATCCCAGAACAGAACTGCAGGTCGGTCAAACCCCCGCAGGCCTCCGTCACGAGAAGGCTCAGCCTCCCACAGCATGTCAAGGGAGCAAAGTCATCGTGTAGCTAAAGCTGATTCTCCAAGAGCACCATTAGCCACCAGTGCCCAAAGATCAGTGGCTGTAGGCCCATCAGATGTGTATGATAGTTCAGTGGCCAGTGAACCTTCTGCTGCAGGTCCCATGTTGGTGGCAGCTGGCCCATCTGGAGCAACCTCAGTGGGGACCAAGGGCTCTGATGTTAAAACCAAGCCTTCGGAAGCTGTGAAGGAGGTGGAGAAGGGAGCTGCAGAGACTGGAGACAGACTCTTATCTAGAGAGCTGTCAGTAAAATCTAAAGCTTCTGAGAAATATGGgacctctgctgctcctcctaaGCCAGAGACTCGGCCAACTTCTTTGAGCCCCACACCAGAGGGGCAGCGCTCTCGTTCTTGGAGCCCCaaaaggaaaagcagcagggggTCAAAATTCCACAAGACAACAGTGTCAGCCGCAATGGGGCCTTCCCAACCAGGTTTGAGGACTGTGGCTGTGGGGCCCTCCAAGATGGTTAGCCCGGCTCAAACCAGGTCCCAAAGCCGAACATCAGAAGCAGATAAACGAAGTAAGCCGAAGGCAAGACCCGGCagagagaagagaggggagcCGAGCAGTGCCCTAGACAAAAAGGAATCAACTGG GGACCAGGCGACCACGTCCAGAAGTAAACTGAAATCGGCTATGAGCTCAG CCAAAAAAAGAAGCAGCCTTACCTTCGTAACTATCTATTCCGCTTTGTCCTCATCTATGGAGAGATTAAAGGACTCAAAAAACAAGGACGAAGCTAAG ttcgTCCTACAAGATGAGATCACAGATGTGTCTTCCAAGTCATCCAAGCATGTGACAATCTCAGGTGTGATAGGTCCATCAGGGAGAAACTTCTTGCCACACGAACTGAGAGATTCTTCTGAACTCAGCGGAGCTGGCATGTCCGGGATGGATGCAGGTTCCAAAACAGGAGCTATGCTGGGGacagaagcagaaaaccaaccaatcCAGACATTGACAGCTGCAAGAGGCTCTGAGGCAAATGCCACTGCGGTAAATGCAAGACCCTCCAATAGAGGTGACACTTCTGGAGCAGCAGGACAATCCCAGAAGCACAGCAGACCACCTGACAGATCCCGTATTTCTGTGAGGGCAGGTCCCTCACAGAAGCTCAGCACACAGGATCCAAAAGACCCAAGCGTGAAATCCCGTATTTCTgagggagcaggtggtccctctgCAATAGAAACCAAATCTGTGGCTATGGGGCGCTCAGGGAGAATCACAGTTTCTGAAGCACCTGGTCCTTCTATGCAGAGATTAAAGACTGCAGAATTTGAAGAATTGACCACAAGAgcccagcagcagagcagggaagcTCACACAGAGTCTGGAGCTGTTTCCCACAAATCCAAGTTTTCAAAGATATCTGGCCTTCTCGCCAAATCCCGTATTTCAGTGGGTGTGGGTCGCTCACTGATTAATACGGTTTCTAAAGCAGTTGGCTTCTCAAAGACAAGCAACACGCAAAAACCAAGCCTCTTAAAATCTGGTGGGTGGCTAACAAATGTGAAGAAGAAAGACAAGTCTGAAGGCAAGAGGAAGTCTCCTCAGAAATCCAGAGCAGCTGATGCCTCTCCTAGGCCCAGCAATCGTCCATCCAGAGCTGTGACTAGACCTCCCAGTCAGTCTGGCAGTCTTTCACCTGAAGACACATCAGCCAG gGCAGACAGTGATGTGCCATGGCCTCCGGAAAGGTGGTCTCATTCATCATACCCCATGTTTCTGAAACTTAAGAACTCCTGA